AAAGCCCATTAAAAATTTGCCATCGTTAGCTTTGTTCATACGATCGATTTCTTCACCAATAAATTTAAAACCAGTTAACACTGCCTTGGTTTGAATCCCAAAATCTTGTGCAATTTTAAGTGGCATCTGACTAGATACAATTGAAGTAATCAACTCATAATCAGCTGTTAGCTGACCATTCTGCTTAAGGTTATTTAACAAATAATAGACCATTAACGTGGCAATTTGGTTACCAGTTAAAACCTGAAAATCGCCATTTTGGGTCCTGACACAAGCACCCATCCGATCTGCATCAGGATCAGTCGCAATGATTAAATCAGCATTTTTTTCATTAGCTAAAGCTACGCCAGGTTCAAAAACATCGCGATATTCTGGATTCGGTTTTTTAGTAGTTGGAAACTCGGGGTCAATAATTGATTGGCTTACTACAGGAATCACATTTGTGAAACCATTTTGTCTAAATGCTCGCTCATAAAGCATCTTACCGGTACCGTGTAGTGGTGTATAAACAATGGTTAATTTGTCCGCATTAGCAGCAATTAACTTGGGATTGACATTAACCTGCTTTAACTGGGCTAGGTATGCTGCATCAAGATCTTCGCCGATTATTTGCAGCAAGCCATTGGCACGTAATTCTTCAACTGGAGCAGCCGTAATTTGAAAAATATCTTTAACTGCTTGGGCATGGGCAAAAACTCGTGCAGCATTTTCTGGTCCCATTTGTGCACCATCTGCACCATATACTTTGTACCCATTATATTGCTTGGCATTATGTGAAGCCGTAATATTAATACCAGCAAAAGTTTTTAAATAACGCACGGCATACGACAATTCTGGAGTTGGTCGCAAGTCATCAAACAAATAAACCTGAATTCCATGAGCACCTAAAATTTGAGCAGCTAACTGCGCAAACTCACGAGAATGATAACGAGAATCAAAAGAAATTGCGACTCCACGCCGTTGTGCTGCCTGACCATTTTCATCAATCAAACGAGCCAGCCCTTCAGTTACTCGTCCAATAGTAAACAAGTTGATTCGATTAGTGCCAGGTTCAAGCTTGCCGCGCATCCCAGCAGTCCCAAAGTCAATATCTTGGCCAAAAGCATCTTCGACCCAACTTTCATCTTGACCTAACTCAGTTAATTGCATCCGCAAATAATCTGGCAAGTTTGGCGTCTGTTGCCATTGCTTAAAGCTTTCTTTAGCATTCATCTTCACCATTAACCTCAATTTCTAAAACTTAAATCCTTCTTATTATTCTTATTTTAACATTTATCTTAGTCGCTATCCGCAATAAACAAAAAGAATTCAGCTTCTGACTGAATTCTTTAATTTTTATTTATCATTTAAAGTTTGTAAATAGTTATAGGCTTCTTGACCAGCAATACTGCCATCACCAACCGCATTAGCTATTTGACGTAAATCTTTAGCACGGACATCACCTAGCGCGAATATCCCATCAACCTTGGTCCGCATATGTTCATCAGTTGGAATCCA
This DNA window, taken from Lactobacillus sp. ESL0684, encodes the following:
- a CDS encoding phospho-sugar mutase, which produces MNAKESFKQWQQTPNLPDYLRMQLTELGQDESWVEDAFGQDIDFGTAGMRGKLEPGTNRINLFTIGRVTEGLARLIDENGQAAQRRGVAISFDSRYHSREFAQLAAQILGAHGIQVYLFDDLRPTPELSYAVRYLKTFAGINITASHNAKQYNGYKVYGADGAQMGPENAARVFAHAQAVKDIFQITAAPVEELRANGLLQIIGEDLDAAYLAQLKQVNVNPKLIAANADKLTIVYTPLHGTGKMLYERAFRQNGFTNVIPVVSQSIIDPEFPTTKKPNPEYRDVFEPGVALANEKNADLIIATDPDADRMGACVRTQNGDFQVLTGNQIATLMVYYLLNNLKQNGQLTADYELITSIVSSQMPLKIAQDFGIQTKAVLTGFKFIGEEIDRMNKANDGKFLMGFEESYGYLFKPFARDKDAMQGALMFAEVASYYASRDMSVLDGLQEIWQKYGTSYEITRAIEMPGIGGQQKMADLMTKLRGEGLTEINGVKVIKTQDFWLQEETTTTGKAAMNDLPKANVLKYFLADETWLALRPSGTEPVIKAYVGVNQPDIATAQTVATKYQTALADLLK